The following nucleotide sequence is from Nitrospira sp..
CTGGGGCCAGCGAGGGACCGGTGGTTTGGAAGGGTCGGCGCCTCGGGAGGGTTCGAGCGAGAGATCGAGCATCAGAACGGCCTGTTTGACCGGCGCACGGGCCAAGCCCCGCTGAAGACGCGCTAACGAAAAGGCTCGAGCCGACGAGCCGGCGGTGCCGTCATAGGTCAATACCGAAACGATGCCTGTCTCTTGCTCTACCACGGCCCGCCCCGAGACGTATACATAGGCCGTCTGGTGCGCGCCGCCCTGTTTGGGCAACCACTGCTCGAAGAGTTCGGCGAGATCGTCCTTGAGCCCCTGCTCGTCCGTGACGACCTTTACCTTGGTGGCGGGAATGCCCAGCAGGGTTCGAAAATAGCCTCCCATCACTTCGGCATCGTGCGCCGCAAATTTCACCGGCGGAACCGTGCTGTCTCTGAAGGCACCGATGCCGATGGCAATCCCGACAGCCGACGGGTGCAAGGATTTCCCATTCGACTTCGGCAGCTGATCCACATCGACCGAGAGGACTTCCGCCGCGTCGCTTCGATCGGGACGGACGGCAATGAAAAATTTCTTGGCCGAGGGTAACTCGACATTGGCTGAGGCACGCAAGGTACAGATCAATTCCGCCTGCTCCGGTTCGGACACGGCTCCGACCTTGCCGTCGACGGCCACCCGGCGAATCTCGCCGGGCTGCAGCGGCCCCACGACGATCGGCGCCTTGATTCCGCCGGTGATGGCCGCATGGCCGGCGAGATCGATTTCCACCCCCTCGGCCACGGCTGATCCCTCGTTCTTCACTTCGAATTCGACCGTGAACGGCTCCTGCTGCTCCAGGATATGGTTCTGGTTGTCGTCCCGAAGAATCGTCCGGAACGAGAGTTTGGTCGAAACCGCCGCCGCAGCAGGCGTCTCGTTCGCAGTGGCGGCAGGAGGTGCGACAATGGCGGGCGGCGTGTTCCTCACCGGTTCCGATAAAGGCACTGCTGCAGGCTCGCTGGTCGCGGCGGCCCCCTCGGCCGTCGATTTGGCACTATAGGGGCGCCCGGCTTTCTTCATCTCGGCCTGCTCGCGGATCCTGGTCGATGTGCCGAGTTGTTGGGCCATCCCCTCCACGAGAATACGTATCGTGTCTTCTGCCACTCGATCGAGCCCCGTCAGGTCGCAACTGTCGGCATGGGCCTCTACTTCGCCCGCCGATGAACTTTGGAGCTTTTTACGGTGGAGTACCGTACCGTGAGTTTCCGTGTAGGAGAAGTCGAGTCCCAGGGTGAGCGTCGCAGGGTAGGTCTTGTTGGCTTTTCGGGGGACAAAGAGATTCGTCTCGCGCAACCCCAAGACAGCCTCCACCACCCCGTCCGGCGGCCCACCTTCGGCTCCTTCGAACGATACACGCTCGAACACCTGGCTCATCCGTTTCCGGATTTCCCGCTCCAATGGTTCGGCGATGGGAAGTGCGACCGGTCGCCCGCAGGCATTGCGGTACTCGACTGCGGCCTGCCTAATCGTGTCATCCAACCGGACGTGGACGGTCAAGGGGAGGTTGTAGGCAGTCGAGACCCCGCTTCGCTGTCCGAAGAACTGACAACCTCCCGTGGTCGCCAGCAGCACGAGCACAGCCGACCATAACCAAGTGGCGTTGCGGAGCATAGTCCCCTTATACCCAATCTGTTTGCGACATAACAACCGACAGGGCCCCTGCCGTTGACACCCAAGGCTTGCTTCGTTATGGTCCCGGCGTGACCGTGCACGAATCCGCACCTGATCGCCCATCCCCATCTTGGTCCTGGTCCGCCGTCGCCGACCTGATCCGCCTCCGCAATCAATCGGGGACCTGGTTGCTGATGCTGCCAAGTTTATGGGCGCTATTCTTAGCGAATCACGGCTTCCCCCCACCGTTCCTGTTGATCGTCTTCGCGCTCGGCTCATTCACGATGCGCAGCCTGGGCGTCGTGTTCAACGATCTGGCCGATCGGCGATTCGATCGACAGGTTGCCCGCACGAGGACGCGCCCCTTGGCCGCAGGACGGCTCACCCCACGTCAGGCTCTGTTTGTCGCCGTCGGACTCACGCTGATCGCCGCAGGCCTCGTGATGTTGCTTCCTGTCTTGACGATTCTGCTCAGCCCGATCGCCCTGTTTCTCGCCGCAACCTATCCCTTCAGCAAACGCTGGATTCACACCCCTCAAGCCGTGCTCGGCATCGCGTTCGGCTGGGGAGCCATCATGGCCTGGAGCGCCTCCCGCGAGACGATCGAGGCGCCGGCTTGGTGGCTGTTCGCCGCCACCATCTGTTGGGCGGTGGCCTATGACACCATTTATGCCTTACAGGATATCGAGGATGACCGCCGGATCGGAGTGAAATCCTCGGCGATTTTCTTCGGGCAAGCCGTCCCCTTAGCGGTCGGCCTGTGCTTCGTGGGGATGGTGAGTTGCTTGATCATGGCCGGCGCCACGGCCGGCCTGGGGGCGGGATACTATGTGACCCTAAGCGTGGTCACGGCATTTTTTGTGTGGCAGGTCTTGGAGTTGCGAGGCGCTCCAATTCCGCAGAGAGCCTTCGCCTTGTTCCAACAACATGTCTATGCCGGCGCGATCATTCTGCTCGGCATCTGGATCGGTGCCTGAGTCCTTGCCGATCGCGCTTAATCGCCGACCTTGTCCAAGGGCTTCTCCGGCTTGGGCGCCTTCAACGTCTTCAGATACATCACGACGGCCTTGGCATCGGTATCGTTCAAGCCTAGGCTAGGCATCCGCGTATCGGACTTCATAGCTTGCGGGTTGCGGAGCCATCGATAGACCCACGTGGGGTTGAGACGGACACCGGCTCGATCGAGTGCCGGCCCCACCTTGCCACCTTCGTCGGCGATCTTGTGGCAGCCGTTACAGCCGTATTTCGTCACATAGAGCTGCTTGCCCACCTCGGCCAACTTCGCCGCGGCATCCGGCTTCATGGTGAGATCGGGTCGAGCGATATTCACCCCCTTGCCGGGTCTGGTGGTGAAGTTTGCCAGCGCAGCCGTCGCCTGGTCCAACTCCTTCTTGGCCTGCCCCATCGCCTGCATCTCTTTGGCGTAGGCATTGTCATCGACATCCACGCCCTTCTTATCCGCCTCATCGCTGGCTTTCTTTTCGGCTTCCTGGGCGACGCGCTCGGCTTCTTTGAAATTTTGCTCCGCGGTTTGAGCCGCCGCCTGCAATTCCTTCTTGCGCCCTTCGACGTTGAATTCCAACTTCCTCCCGTGCAGCGACCGCACGTAGCCGACGATGCTCCAGATTTCTTCTTCGGAAAGGGTGTACTTGAACGTCGGCATGGTCGGTACGGCGAACTCATCATCGCCGATCTTGTCTCCGTTCGGCGCGGTATCCTTCATATCGCGGGAGATGGTGTTGAAGATTTCTTCGTCCTTGAACGTCCCCATTTCATCTTTATTGGAGAGGTCTTTGGGCTTGGGATCGGACATGGAGGACCAGTTGAAGCCTTCGTTCTGCTTCCCATGTTCCCCATGGCAATGCATGCAGTAGTGCGCATAGAGCTTTTGGCCCTTGGCAGATTGCTCGTTCTGGAACATAGAGCAACCACCCGCTCCGACCAGGCCCAGGAGCCCGGCGATCCCTGCCACCGTTCCAATGACGCGTATGCTTCGCCACGCCCTCATGCTCACGACCCTTTCTTTAAACGTCTCACGAGCGCCATCTCGAATCCCAGCGCGATGCCCACCGCGAGTACTGCGTACATGTATGGCGAATAGTCCGGTGGTGCGTCTGCCCGGAAGTACCACCAGGACGAAATTGCTTTTTCGGAGCCCTTTTCCTTCGGCTGTCCGCTTTCGAGCTTCTTGCCGTCCCATACGGCAAAGGCGATGCTCGTGAAGTCACCCGGCTTGATCTGCGTGTCCTCCGCGGCGAATTCCGTCTGGAGCGGCCTGGAGAAGACGACCTTCCAGGTTCCCCCCTGGTAGACCCCCTTGGCCGTCACAGCCTGGTGGCTGTGGGGCTTCAACGTGCCGAAACCCTTGGCACCCATCTCGACGCCCTTG
It contains:
- a CDS encoding c-type cytochrome; translation: MRAWRSIRVIGTVAGIAGLLGLVGAGGCSMFQNEQSAKGQKLYAHYCMHCHGEHGKQNEGFNWSSMSDPKPKDLSNKDEMGTFKDEEIFNTISRDMKDTAPNGDKIGDDEFAVPTMPTFKYTLSEEEIWSIVGYVRSLHGRKLEFNVEGRKKELQAAAQTAEQNFKEAERVAQEAEKKASDEADKKGVDVDDNAYAKEMQAMGQAKKELDQATAALANFTTRPGKGVNIARPDLTMKPDAAAKLAEVGKQLYVTKYGCNGCHKIADEGGKVGPALDRAGVRLNPTWVYRWLRNPQAMKSDTRMPSLGLNDTDAKAVVMYLKTLKAPKPEKPLDKVGD
- the ubiA gene encoding 4-hydroxybenzoate octaprenyltransferase; translated protein: MTVHESAPDRPSPSWSWSAVADLIRLRNQSGTWLLMLPSLWALFLANHGFPPPFLLIVFALGSFTMRSLGVVFNDLADRRFDRQVARTRTRPLAAGRLTPRQALFVAVGLTLIAAGLVMLLPVLTILLSPIALFLAATYPFSKRWIHTPQAVLGIAFGWGAIMAWSASRETIEAPAWWLFAATICWAVAYDTIYALQDIEDDRRIGVKSSAIFFGQAVPLAVGLCFVGMVSCLIMAGATAGLGAGYYVTLSVVTAFFVWQVLELRGAPIPQRAFALFQQHVYAGAIILLGIWIGA